The Podospora pseudopauciseta strain CBS 411.78 chromosome 2 map unlocalized CBS411.78m_2, whole genome shotgun sequence genome has a window encoding:
- a CDS encoding uncharacterized protein (EggNog:ENOG503NWEV; COG:P) produces the protein MGLKASSLWERPVLNSVNKKARSVPILNPVDPHGRVFFFSWMGFMLSFWAWYTFPPLLTVTIRQDLNLTKEQVANSNIVSLVATLAVRFIAGPLCDQIGSRRVFSLILLAGSVPIGLAPLIKDATGLYIIRFFIGILGGSFVPCQVWCTGWFDKNVVGTANALSGGWGNAGGGITYFIMPAVYDSLKYRWGHSSGQAWRITFVVPLVCLIICGLGLLFLCDDTPMGKWDDRHQHVQENLKQHGVQGEIVAVPGTITGQPPILSATPSTDEEKGEKLSSSEKNSISAFDHEASLSKAEAIETAQGETIAKPTVKEAVSVCFSLHGLFHVATYACSFGGELAINSILASYYLKNFPSLGQTNASNLAAIFGFLNFVTRPLGGVVGDLLYNYCGRSLWLKKIWIHVCGLMTGALLIVIGILDPHHLPTMVGLIIVMAVFHEAGNGANFALVPHVYPYANGILSGLTGAGGNLGGVVFAIIFRFMDGGSNYAKAFWIIGVCHIVLNLAVCWIPPIPKGQVGGR, from the exons atggGTTTGAAGGCCTCTTCCTTATGGGAACGGCCAGTGCTTAATTCGGTCAACAAAAAGGCCCGCAGCGTGCCTATTTTGAACCCAGTCGACCCGCATGGCCGtgtatttttcttttcgtgGATGGGTTTCATGCTTTCATTCTGGGCGTGGTACACATTCCCACCTCTT TTAACTGTCACAATCAGACAAGACCTTAACCTCACCAAGGAACAAGTCGCCAACTCCAACATTGTTTCTCTTGTCGCCACTCTTGCAGTGCGATTCATTGCTGGTCCACTATGCGACCAGATTGGCTCCCGGAGGGTGTTTAGCTTGATTTTGCTAGCAGGAAGTGTGCCGATTGGCTTGGCACCGTTGATCAAGGACGCGACTGGTCTTTACATCATCCGTTTCTTCATTGGAATCCTCGGCGGGTCGTTTGTACCTTGCCAGGTGTGGTGCACGGGATGGTTTGACAAGAATGTGGTGGGAACAGCCAATGCCCTGAGCGGAGGTTGGGGAAATGCTGGAGGTGGAATCACATACTTCATCATGCCTGCTGTGTATGACTCTTTGAAGTACCGATGGGGGCACAGCTCTGGGCAGGCTTGGAGGATCACCTTTGTGGTGCCGCTCGTTTGTCTGATTATCTGTGGACTGGGGTTGCTATTTTTGTGCGATGATACGCCAATGGGGAAGTG GGACGATAGACATCAGCATGTTCAGGAGAACCTCAAACAACACGGCGTGCAAGGAGAGATTGTGGCCGTTCCAGGTACCATCACTGGCCAGCCCCCAATTCTCTCAGCTACCCCATCAACCGACGAGGAAAAAGGTGAGAAGCTGTCTTCTTCTGAGAAGAACAGCATTTCAGCCTTTGACCACGAAGCCTCACTGTCAAAAGCCGAAGCCATCGAAACTGCGCAAGGTGAAACCATCGCCAAGCCCACTGTCAAGGAAGCAGTCTCTGTGTGTTTTAGTCTCCACGGCCTCTTCCACGTCGCGACGTACGCATGCAGCTTCGGTGGAGAGCTTGCCATCAACTCAATTCTTGCATCATACTACCTGAAGAACTTTCCCTCGCTAGGTCAAACCAATGCGTCAAACCTCGCGGCAATCTTTGGCTTTCTCAACTTTGTAACTCGACCGCTCGGTGGAGTTGTCGGAGATCTGCTTTACAACTACTGTGGAAGAAGCCTTTGGTTAAAGAAGATCTGGATCCACGTTTGCGGGTTGATGACGGGGGCGTTGCTCATCGTCATTGGCATATTGGATCCCCACCATTTGCCTACCATGGTTGGGCTCATAATCGTCATGGCTGTCTTCCATGAGGCCGGCAATGGTGCCAACTTTGCACTTGTCCCGCATGTTTACCCCTATGCGAACGGCATTCTATCCGGGCTCACCGGAGCTGGTGGAAATCTGGGCGGCGTGGTCTTCGCAATCATCTTCCGCTTCATGGATGGCGGCAGTAACTACGCAAAGGCATTCTGGATCATTGGGGTGTGTCACATCGTCTTGAACCTAGCTGTTTGTTGGATCCCACCAATTCCGAAAGGTCAGGTTGGCGGCCGTTAG